Proteins encoded within one genomic window of Guyparkeria hydrothermalis:
- a CDS encoding histidine triad nucleotide-binding protein, with product MSETIFSKIINREIPADIVFENERILAFRDINPQAPVHVLIIPKKAIPTVNDIAPEDAPLIGELFVVAGEIAAQEGIDESGYRTVFNCNRDGGQDVYHLHLHLLGGRGMQWPPG from the coding sequence GTGAGCGAGACCATTTTCAGCAAGATCATCAACCGGGAGATCCCGGCCGACATCGTGTTCGAAAACGAGCGGATTCTCGCCTTCCGTGACATCAATCCGCAGGCGCCGGTGCACGTGCTGATCATTCCCAAGAAGGCGATCCCGACGGTCAATGACATCGCGCCGGAGGATGCGCCGCTGATCGGTGAGTTGTTTGTGGTCGCCGGGGAGATTGCCGCGCAGGAAGGGATCGACGAGTCGGGTTACCGGACGGTGTTCAACTGCAATCGGGACGGCGGACAGGACGTCTATCACCTTCACTTGCATCTGCTCGGCGGGCGAGGAATGCAGTGGCCGCCGGGCTGA
- the lolA gene encoding outer membrane lipoprotein chaperone LolA has protein sequence MSFRTPLQLLALLAALGPLAAPAMAEKPRTVEALVEQLSSVDTFAAEFVQQRRDAEGNLRRESSGHFVLDRPGRFYWRYEKPYVQELIANDGVLWVYEPDLRQATRSPLEATQGAPIAILMGDRPVDEVFRIRALESDGDLAWFALRPREEAGDFREVLLGVDARGVEEMRFVDQLDQTTRVSFDAREYNQSVDESRFRFDPPEGVDVVEATQPPGVR, from the coding sequence ATGAGCTTTCGAACCCCCCTCCAACTCCTCGCACTTTTGGCGGCACTCGGTCCGCTTGCGGCCCCGGCCATGGCCGAAAAGCCCCGCACCGTAGAGGCGCTGGTCGAGCAATTGTCGTCCGTGGACACCTTCGCCGCCGAGTTCGTTCAGCAGCGCCGGGATGCCGAGGGCAACCTGCGTCGCGAATCCAGCGGGCATTTCGTCCTGGACCGGCCCGGGCGCTTTTACTGGCGCTACGAAAAGCCCTACGTCCAGGAGCTGATCGCCAACGACGGCGTGTTGTGGGTGTACGAGCCCGACCTGCGCCAGGCGACTCGCTCGCCCCTCGAGGCCACCCAGGGAGCGCCTATCGCGATCCTGATGGGCGACCGTCCGGTGGACGAGGTCTTCCGCATCCGGGCGCTCGAAAGCGACGGTGACCTGGCCTGGTTTGCGCTGCGTCCGCGGGAGGAGGCCGGCGACTTCCGCGAGGTGTTGCTGGGCGTGGACGCCCGTGGCGTGGAAGAAATGCGCTTCGTCGATCAACTCGATCAGACCACGCGAGTTTCCTTTGATGCGCGGGAATACAATCAGTCGGTCGACGAGTCCCGCTTCCGGTTCGACCCGCCCGAGGGCGTGGACGTGGTCGAGGCCACCCAACCGCCGGGCGTGCGTTGA
- the rsgA gene encoding ribosome small subunit-dependent GTPase A, which translates to MSRKIRLSKQQQRQIDRRRRVHSAADDSLERGIVVTHHGHDLLIEDAAHQLLRGRARRTVGRLTTGDRIRWRRDEQDNVVIEQREDRRNLLIRPDAYGKKKMMAANIDQVLVVTSALPWMNPEVVERTLVAVLALPATPVIVLNKADLLPTLPESDRREIEETLDLWTSLGFEVIRTSVKSGEGIESLRNRLREQITLTVGLSGVGKTSLTREITPKADQAAIGEISAFNREGTHTTRASTLYRFPDGDGGLIDAPGVRDFPLETVPSDALAAAFPEITDAAAYCRFNDCRHLNEPGCAVREAAETGEILPRRLAQYQALVEARNAR; encoded by the coding sequence ATGAGCCGAAAGATCCGCCTGAGCAAGCAGCAGCAACGCCAGATCGACCGGCGACGACGCGTCCATTCGGCCGCGGATGACTCGCTGGAGCGCGGCATCGTGGTCACTCACCACGGTCATGACCTGCTGATCGAAGACGCCGCGCACCAGCTGCTGCGCGGCCGTGCACGGCGCACGGTCGGGCGCCTGACGACCGGCGACCGCATCCGCTGGCGACGCGACGAGCAGGACAACGTGGTGATCGAACAGCGCGAGGATCGTCGCAACCTGCTGATCCGCCCGGACGCCTACGGCAAGAAAAAAATGATGGCGGCCAACATCGATCAGGTGCTGGTGGTCACCTCCGCCCTGCCCTGGATGAACCCCGAGGTGGTAGAGCGCACCCTGGTGGCCGTTCTCGCCCTGCCGGCCACGCCGGTGATCGTCCTCAACAAGGCCGATCTGCTACCCACCCTGCCCGAGTCGGATCGACGCGAGATCGAGGAGACGCTGGATCTCTGGACGTCGCTGGGGTTCGAGGTGATCCGGACCTCGGTCAAGTCGGGAGAAGGGATCGAATCACTGCGCAACCGCCTGCGCGAGCAGATCACACTCACCGTCGGCCTGTCCGGCGTGGGCAAGACCTCGCTGACGCGCGAAATCACGCCGAAGGCCGATCAGGCGGCCATCGGCGAGATCTCGGCTTTCAACCGCGAAGGGACGCACACCACCCGCGCAAGCACGCTCTACCGGTTTCCAGACGGTGACGGCGGCTTGATTGATGCCCCGGGCGTGCGGGACTTCCCGTTGGAAACGGTGCCGTCAGATGCGCTCGCCGCCGCCTTCCCGGAGATCACCGACGCCGCTGCCTACTGCCGATTCAACGACTGCCGCCACCTGAACGAACCCGGCTGTGCCGTGCGCGAGGCGGCCGAGACCGGCGAGATCCTGCCACGGCGACTGGCCCAGTATCAGGCCCTCGTCGAGGCCAGAAACGCTCGATAA
- a CDS encoding replication-associated recombination protein A: protein MAAGTPPQDDLFGSEEPPPEPAQPREPADAYRPLADRLRPHDLTDFAGQVRVVGDEAPLRVAMEKGQAHSCLLWGPPGVGKTTLARLYAERLQAEIVHLSAVEAGVRELRGVIEAARARRQATGRLTVLFLDEIHRFNKSQQDQLLPSVERGVLVLVGATTENPSFSLNNALLSRLRVYRLEPLGDGALKSLLERALEHPEGVRETTGGPSLTMEPVIADRLVAAADGDARRLLTLLELAAQLAHETDAGDAREVDEGTLEALMSQSPRRFDQGGDEFYDQISAMHKAIRGSNPDAGAYWLLRMLDGGADPAYLARRLVRIASEDIGNADPRALNVALDAWTAYDRLGIPEGELMLTQAAMYLAVAPKSNAVYNAHNAILATVKQRGTDPVPMHLRNAPTSLMEREGWGKGYRYAHDEPDAYAAGETYLPDGLTGERFYRPVDRGLERTIAERITHWRQLDEQAGNRRSPVGDDSD from the coding sequence ATGGCCGCTGGCACCCCTCCCCAGGACGACCTTTTCGGCAGTGAAGAGCCGCCGCCGGAGCCGGCTCAGCCCCGCGAGCCGGCCGACGCCTACCGTCCGCTCGCCGACCGTCTGCGCCCGCACGATCTGACCGATTTCGCCGGTCAGGTCCGGGTGGTGGGGGACGAGGCCCCGCTGCGGGTTGCCATGGAGAAAGGGCAGGCGCATTCCTGCCTGCTGTGGGGTCCTCCCGGCGTGGGCAAGACCACGCTGGCCCGGCTGTATGCCGAACGTCTTCAAGCCGAGATCGTGCACCTGTCGGCGGTAGAGGCGGGAGTGCGCGAACTGCGGGGCGTAATCGAAGCCGCACGCGCCCGGCGACAGGCCACTGGCCGGCTGACGGTGTTGTTCCTCGACGAGATCCATCGCTTCAACAAGTCCCAGCAGGACCAGCTCCTGCCATCCGTGGAGCGCGGCGTGCTTGTGCTGGTCGGCGCCACCACGGAAAACCCGTCGTTCTCGCTCAATAATGCGCTGTTGTCGCGGCTGCGTGTCTATCGGCTCGAACCGCTGGGGGATGGCGCGTTGAAGTCGCTGCTCGAACGAGCACTGGAACATCCCGAGGGTGTGCGCGAGACCACCGGCGGGCCGAGCTTGACCATGGAACCGGTGATTGCCGACCGGCTGGTGGCGGCGGCGGATGGTGACGCACGACGCTTGCTGACCCTGCTCGAGCTGGCCGCGCAGTTGGCGCACGAAACCGATGCGGGTGACGCGCGTGAGGTGGACGAGGGTACGCTCGAGGCGCTCATGTCCCAGTCACCGCGGCGATTCGACCAAGGCGGTGACGAGTTCTACGACCAGATCTCGGCAATGCACAAGGCGATTCGCGGTTCCAATCCGGATGCCGGCGCCTATTGGCTGCTGCGGATGCTCGATGGCGGCGCGGATCCAGCCTATCTAGCCCGCCGACTGGTGCGTATCGCCTCGGAGGACATCGGGAATGCCGACCCGCGCGCGCTCAATGTGGCGCTGGACGCCTGGACTGCCTACGACCGGCTAGGTATCCCGGAAGGCGAGCTGATGCTGACACAGGCGGCGATGTATCTGGCGGTGGCACCGAAGAGCAACGCCGTCTACAACGCGCATAACGCCATTCTCGCCACGGTGAAGCAGCGCGGAACGGACCCGGTGCCGATGCACCTGCGCAATGCCCCGACCTCACTGATGGAGCGCGAAGGTTGGGGCAAGGGCTACCGCTATGCCCACGACGAACCCGATGCCTATGCCGCTGGCGAAACCTATCTCCCCGACGGACTGACGGGCGAACGCTTCTATCGTCCCGTGGACCGGGGGCTGGAGCGCACCATTGCAGAACGAATTACCCACTGGCGGCAGCTGGACGAGCAGGCCGGGAACCGGCGCTCGCCCGTCGGGGACGATTCGGACTAG
- a CDS encoding efflux RND transporter periplasmic adaptor subunit translates to MLTNVVRSVARTGRPGLSLIAAGLLLGPALGAQAQSGGQKPPPPKVPVITVETASAAVYKEYAGRTEANRHVEVRAQVDGILESREYTEGARVAKGDPLFRIDARPYQAAVHEAEADLAAAQATLAAAQRDWRRVNSLFERGVASEKQRDDARSALETARAGVKVAEAQLESAQVDLDYTTVAAPIPGIAGRRAVSAGNLIEVGDRLVSLDEIDPIQIVLSYPLDDPFADSDALNPTPERPTPAEVVGITGPNGQPLTGKLDYRTAAIDEQTNSIRLRGVFDNPGDVLRPNRYVRVRIQVASVSDAVIVPETAIGTGPEPGSTVVYVVGENDTAQQKRVELGPMSDQGRIVESGLEAGERLVIDGLLKVRPGAPVKPQTPSDDND, encoded by the coding sequence ATGCTTACGAACGTCGTACGATCCGTCGCCCGCACCGGGCGTCCCGGCCTGTCGCTGATCGCAGCCGGTCTGCTGCTCGGTCCGGCTCTCGGCGCTCAGGCCCAGTCGGGCGGTCAGAAACCGCCTCCGCCAAAGGTCCCTGTGATCACGGTCGAGACCGCATCGGCCGCCGTGTACAAGGAATACGCGGGGCGCACCGAAGCGAATCGACACGTGGAAGTCCGAGCTCAGGTCGACGGCATACTCGAGAGCCGCGAATACACCGAAGGGGCGCGCGTGGCCAAGGGCGACCCGCTGTTCCGCATCGACGCACGGCCGTACCAGGCGGCAGTGCACGAGGCCGAGGCGGACCTCGCCGCGGCACAGGCGACCCTCGCGGCGGCGCAACGCGACTGGCGCCGGGTCAATTCTCTATTCGAGCGCGGGGTGGCGAGCGAGAAGCAGCGCGACGATGCGCGATCCGCCCTCGAGACCGCCCGGGCCGGCGTGAAGGTTGCCGAGGCCCAGCTCGAATCCGCCCAGGTCGACCTCGACTACACCACGGTTGCGGCTCCGATCCCCGGCATTGCCGGTCGACGCGCCGTCTCTGCTGGCAACCTGATCGAGGTCGGTGACCGACTGGTAAGCCTGGACGAGATCGACCCGATCCAGATCGTGCTTTCCTACCCGCTGGACGATCCGTTCGCGGACAGCGATGCGCTCAATCCCACACCCGAGCGACCGACGCCGGCGGAAGTGGTCGGCATTACCGGCCCGAACGGGCAACCACTCACCGGCAAGCTCGACTACCGCACGGCGGCCATCGACGAACAGACCAACTCAATCCGGCTGCGCGGCGTGTTCGACAACCCCGGAGACGTGTTACGTCCCAACCGCTATGTCCGGGTACGGATTCAGGTCGCCAGTGTCTCGGACGCGGTCATCGTGCCGGAAACGGCGATCGGCACCGGTCCGGAACCGGGGAGCACCGTCGTCTACGTCGTTGGCGAGAACGACACCGCCCAGCAAAAGCGTGTCGAGCTGGGCCCCATGAGCGATCAGGGCCGCATTGTCGAGTCCGGGCTCGAAGCCGGCGAGCGGCTCGTCATCGACGGGCTGCTCAAGGTGCGCCCGGGCGCGCCGGTCAAGCCGCAGACACCCTCCGACGACAACGACTGA
- a CDS encoding DNA translocase FtsK: MPGMTKPAIFRPQLALLELALLVVSLLLGVYLLALLSYSPSDPGFSVTGGQVQNAAGLVGAWVADASRYLVGLGAYMVVPALLPLLWRTFRRARQGQPWADLPFAIQWLGAALLVLCVSVLAAINHAPFVSPEGLSAGGVVGLVMAEGMVRLLGALGSTLVLLGLGMLGISATTGLSWFALFDLIGASLMRLWNGSRFVAGWVARRLPWSGKPGPKPVPEVGASYAEVEQKRRKQEPRLDSPAPKVSKPKPAAPKPPAPSTARAKGSAGKPPQPELGTADGKPILELLDRPVQQSSGFNQDDLQHMSEVIEARLSEFGVSVEVVAAHPGPVITRFELQPAPGVKVSQISNLAKDLARALSIVSVRVVEVIPGKSTVGLEIPNTSREVIALRELLESRRYREARSPLTVALGKDIGGEPIMADLARMPHLLVAGTTGSGKSVGVNAMILSLLYKATAEEVRLILIDPKMLELSVYEGIGHLLAPVVTDMKEASNALRWAVGEMERRYRLMAKLGVRNIAGANEKIREAIARGEPIKDPFYDHAQAFDPDLPPPTLEPMPYLVIVVDEFADMMMVVGKKVEELIARLAQKARAAGIHLILATQRPSVDVITGLIKANIPTRIAFQVSSKVDSRTILDQMGAEHLLGHGDMLYLPPGSGMPMRVHGAFVGDEEVHRVVEALKTLGEPEYVDEVLSEQTAANVTLPGEKPVRADGEEIDELYDQAVAIVTESRKASISYVQRRLKIGYNRSARLVEQMEADGVVGALGANGSREVIAPPPPR; encoded by the coding sequence ATGCCCGGAATGACCAAGCCCGCGATCTTCCGTCCCCAGCTCGCCCTGTTGGAGCTTGCGCTGCTGGTCGTGTCGCTGTTGCTCGGTGTCTACCTGCTTGCGCTGTTGAGCTACTCGCCCAGCGACCCGGGCTTCAGCGTGACCGGCGGACAAGTACAAAACGCCGCCGGCCTGGTTGGCGCGTGGGTCGCCGATGCATCCCGCTACCTGGTCGGGCTGGGTGCCTACATGGTGGTGCCAGCTCTGTTACCGCTGCTGTGGCGTACCTTCCGCCGAGCGCGGCAGGGCCAGCCTTGGGCGGATTTGCCGTTTGCGATCCAGTGGCTGGGCGCGGCTCTTCTCGTGCTGTGCGTGAGTGTGCTGGCTGCCATCAACCACGCCCCGTTCGTTTCGCCCGAGGGGCTTTCGGCCGGCGGCGTGGTGGGCCTGGTGATGGCCGAGGGCATGGTCCGACTGCTCGGCGCACTCGGGAGCACGCTCGTGCTGTTGGGGCTTGGGATGCTGGGCATTTCCGCGACGACCGGCCTGTCCTGGTTCGCGCTGTTCGACCTGATCGGGGCCAGCTTGATGCGGCTGTGGAATGGATCACGTTTCGTGGCCGGCTGGGTGGCTCGGCGTTTGCCGTGGTCCGGCAAGCCCGGACCGAAGCCGGTGCCCGAGGTCGGGGCGAGCTATGCTGAAGTCGAACAGAAGCGTCGCAAGCAGGAACCCCGACTCGATTCCCCCGCGCCGAAAGTGAGCAAGCCTAAGCCGGCAGCGCCCAAGCCACCGGCACCGTCCACGGCGCGGGCGAAGGGGAGCGCGGGCAAGCCGCCGCAGCCGGAGCTTGGCACCGCAGACGGCAAGCCGATCCTCGAATTACTCGACCGGCCGGTGCAGCAGAGCAGCGGTTTCAACCAGGACGACCTGCAGCACATGTCCGAGGTGATCGAGGCTCGCCTGTCCGAGTTCGGGGTCTCGGTCGAGGTGGTCGCCGCTCATCCGGGCCCCGTGATCACGCGCTTCGAGTTGCAACCGGCACCGGGCGTGAAGGTCAGCCAGATCTCCAATCTGGCCAAGGATCTCGCCCGCGCGCTGTCGATCGTCTCGGTGCGTGTGGTCGAGGTGATCCCCGGCAAGTCGACGGTCGGCCTGGAGATCCCCAATACCTCGCGCGAAGTGATTGCACTGCGCGAACTGCTTGAGTCGCGCCGCTATCGTGAGGCCCGCTCGCCGTTGACCGTGGCCTTGGGCAAGGATATCGGTGGCGAGCCGATCATGGCGGACCTGGCGCGGATGCCGCACCTGCTGGTGGCAGGCACGACCGGCTCGGGTAAGTCGGTCGGCGTGAACGCCATGATCCTGAGCCTGCTGTACAAGGCGACGGCCGAGGAAGTCCGCCTGATCCTGATCGACCCGAAGATGCTCGAATTGTCGGTGTACGAAGGCATCGGACATCTGCTCGCGCCGGTCGTCACCGACATGAAGGAAGCGTCCAACGCGTTGCGCTGGGCCGTGGGCGAGATGGAGCGGCGCTACCGACTGATGGCCAAGCTTGGCGTGCGCAACATTGCCGGGGCCAACGAGAAGATCCGCGAAGCGATTGCCCGCGGCGAACCGATCAAGGACCCGTTCTACGACCACGCACAGGCCTTCGACCCGGATCTGCCGCCGCCGACGCTCGAACCGATGCCGTATCTCGTCATCGTCGTCGACGAGTTCGCCGACATGATGATGGTGGTTGGCAAGAAGGTCGAAGAGCTGATCGCCCGGCTGGCGCAGAAGGCGCGTGCCGCCGGTATCCACCTGATCCTGGCGACCCAGCGTCCGTCGGTCGACGTGATCACCGGCCTGATCAAGGCCAACATCCCCACGCGTATCGCCTTCCAGGTGTCCTCGAAGGTGGATTCCCGCACCATTCTCGACCAGATGGGCGCCGAGCATCTGCTCGGCCACGGTGACATGCTCTATCTGCCGCCGGGAAGCGGCATGCCGATGCGCGTACACGGCGCGTTCGTCGGTGACGAGGAGGTCCACCGGGTCGTCGAGGCACTCAAGACGCTCGGCGAGCCCGAATACGTCGACGAGGTGCTCTCCGAGCAGACGGCGGCCAATGTCACGCTGCCGGGCGAGAAGCCGGTCCGCGCGGACGGCGAGGAGATTGACGAGCTCTACGACCAGGCGGTCGCGATCGTCACCGAATCCCGCAAGGCGTCCATCTCTTACGTGCAGCGCCGGCTAAAGATCGGCTACAACCGTTCCGCCCGGCTGGTCGAGCAGATGGAAGCGGACGGCGTCGTCGGGGCGCTGGGTGCCAATGGCAGCCGCGAGGTGATTGCGCCGCCTCCGCCTCGCTGA
- a CDS encoding efflux RND transporter permease subunit, with the protein MFSKFFIDRPIFSTVLAIVIMIAGGAAFTGLPVEQYPKIVPPEVEVQATYAGADAATIAESVAAPLEQAINGVDDMLYMTSGSSDAGTMNLSVTFATGTDPDQAAIDVNNRVQRALPQLPQEVRDQGVVVNKKSSALLMVITLLSENEQFDTKFLSNYGLINIIDSLKRVDGIGDARLFGAQDYSIRVWFDPAKLAHFGLTQDDVATAIREQNAQFAAGKFNAAPNKKGEAFTYTISAEGRFSEVSEFENIILAAGGDGGTLRLKDVARVELGTKTYGFNATYNGKPTVPMGLYLAPGANALETVDQVREQMKQLAERFPGDMDYRIPLDTTDFVRISIKEVLKTFLEALLLVVLVIFVFLQKPRATIVPLVAIPVALIGALAGLFMSGMSINLLTLFGFVLAIGIVVDDAIIVIENVERLMREEKLNARDASIKAMEQVTGPIVATTLVLLAVFVPVAFIPGLAGEMYRQFAVALSISVVLSGVVALTLTPSMTALLLKNHKEKEPSLPFRLFNRGFDAFRDGYMKLVNFFLVAWPIGLLVFAGVVVAAVVMLRSTPTGLVPEEDPGYFISAINLDPAASLERTGEVRDEYSRLVRQNPDVHMQVAFAGYDLLAGTQRSYKGVTFTRLKDWSERPDDDQSVQAAVGKAMGAGAQIEEGFIMSFVPPPIRGMSTTGGFEAYLQQRGSADVKALAQATNALVAAANQRPELAGVRTTFVDNTPQFRIDVDREEAYALDIPVAAIFRTMQGTFGTRYVNDFTLFGRNFQVNLAAEADHRANPEDLEQVFVRGGNQELVPISSVVSLTRTTGADVINRFNIFPAAKIMGQPAPGYSSGQALEAMQAVVDETLGGGDYTIGWVGSAFQELSSGSAGSIAFLLGVIMVFLILAAQYERWSLPFAVITAVPFAVLGALIAIWMRDLNIDIYFQVGLLVLIAMSAKNAILVVEFASKMHTQDGLSIKEAALKAARIRFRPVIMTSMAFILGVLPLAIATGAGEAARHSLGTPIVGGMILATYVAILFIPMFFELLQTGSEKLFGNRRKKTDA; encoded by the coding sequence ATGTTCTCGAAATTCTTCATTGACCGCCCCATTTTCTCGACGGTTCTCGCGATCGTGATCATGATCGCCGGTGGCGCCGCGTTCACCGGTCTGCCGGTGGAACAGTACCCGAAGATCGTGCCGCCCGAGGTCGAGGTCCAGGCCACCTACGCCGGCGCCGATGCCGCCACCATCGCCGAATCCGTCGCCGCCCCGCTCGAGCAGGCGATCAACGGCGTCGACGACATGCTCTACATGACGTCGGGCAGCTCGGACGCCGGCACGATGAACCTCTCGGTCACCTTTGCGACCGGTACCGACCCGGACCAGGCGGCGATCGACGTCAACAACCGTGTCCAGCGCGCGCTGCCACAACTGCCGCAGGAGGTCCGCGACCAGGGGGTGGTGGTCAACAAGAAAAGCAGCGCACTGCTGATGGTGATCACCCTGCTCTCGGAGAACGAGCAGTTCGACACCAAATTCCTGAGCAACTACGGCCTGATCAACATCATCGACTCGCTCAAGCGGGTCGACGGCATCGGTGATGCCCGCCTGTTCGGCGCCCAGGACTACTCGATCCGCGTCTGGTTCGATCCGGCGAAGCTGGCCCACTTCGGGCTGACCCAGGACGACGTGGCCACGGCAATCCGTGAACAGAACGCCCAGTTTGCCGCCGGCAAGTTCAACGCCGCGCCCAACAAGAAAGGCGAGGCCTTCACCTACACCATCAGTGCGGAGGGACGGTTCTCCGAGGTAAGCGAGTTCGAGAACATCATCCTGGCTGCCGGTGGGGACGGCGGCACGCTGCGTCTCAAGGACGTCGCCCGGGTCGAGCTGGGCACCAAGACCTACGGCTTCAACGCCACCTACAACGGCAAACCCACCGTGCCGATGGGCCTGTACCTAGCACCGGGCGCGAACGCGCTCGAGACCGTCGATCAGGTCCGTGAGCAAATGAAACAGCTCGCCGAGCGGTTCCCCGGCGACATGGACTATCGCATCCCGCTGGACACCACCGATTTCGTCCGCATCTCGATCAAGGAAGTCCTCAAGACCTTCCTCGAGGCACTGCTGCTGGTGGTGCTGGTGATCTTCGTCTTCCTGCAGAAGCCGCGAGCGACCATCGTGCCGCTGGTCGCGATCCCGGTTGCCCTGATCGGCGCGCTTGCCGGCCTGTTCATGAGCGGCATGTCGATCAATCTACTGACCCTGTTCGGCTTCGTGCTCGCCATCGGCATCGTAGTGGACGACGCGATCATCGTGATCGAAAACGTCGAACGCCTGATGCGCGAGGAAAAGCTCAATGCCCGCGACGCCTCGATCAAGGCGATGGAACAGGTCACCGGCCCGATCGTGGCCACCACGCTGGTGCTGCTCGCGGTGTTCGTGCCGGTTGCCTTCATCCCGGGACTCGCCGGCGAGATGTATCGCCAGTTCGCCGTAGCGCTGTCTATCTCGGTGGTGCTTTCCGGGGTCGTAGCCCTGACACTTACCCCGTCGATGACCGCCCTGCTCCTGAAGAATCACAAGGAGAAAGAGCCCTCCCTGCCGTTCCGGTTGTTCAACCGGGGCTTCGACGCGTTCCGCGACGGCTACATGAAGCTGGTCAACTTCTTCCTCGTGGCCTGGCCGATCGGCCTGCTGGTTTTCGCCGGCGTGGTCGTCGCCGCTGTGGTGATGCTGCGGAGCACCCCGACCGGACTGGTGCCGGAGGAAGATCCGGGCTACTTCATATCCGCGATCAACCTCGACCCGGCCGCAAGTCTCGAGCGTACCGGGGAGGTACGCGACGAATACTCGCGGCTGGTGCGCCAGAACCCGGACGTGCACATGCAGGTCGCCTTCGCCGGTTACGATCTCCTGGCCGGCACGCAGCGCTCTTACAAGGGCGTGACCTTTACCCGCCTGAAGGACTGGTCGGAACGCCCGGATGACGATCAGAGCGTCCAGGCCGCCGTCGGCAAGGCCATGGGCGCGGGTGCGCAGATCGAGGAAGGCTTCATCATGTCCTTCGTGCCGCCACCGATCCGCGGCATGTCGACCACCGGCGGTTTCGAGGCCTACCTGCAGCAGCGCGGCTCGGCGGACGTCAAGGCGCTTGCACAGGCCACCAACGCGCTGGTGGCCGCTGCCAACCAGCGCCCCGAGCTGGCCGGCGTACGTACCACCTTCGTCGACAACACGCCGCAATTCCGCATCGACGTCGACCGCGAGGAGGCGTACGCGCTGGACATCCCGGTGGCGGCCATCTTCCGCACCATGCAGGGCACCTTCGGCACGCGCTACGTCAACGACTTCACCCTGTTCGGCCGGAACTTCCAGGTCAATCTCGCCGCCGAGGCGGATCACCGGGCCAACCCCGAGGACCTCGAGCAGGTGTTCGTGCGGGGCGGCAACCAAGAGCTGGTGCCGATCAGCTCGGTCGTATCACTTACACGCACGACCGGCGCCGACGTGATCAACCGCTTCAACATCTTCCCGGCAGCCAAGATCATGGGTCAGCCGGCGCCGGGTTATTCCTCCGGGCAGGCCCTCGAGGCCATGCAGGCCGTGGTCGACGAGACGCTGGGCGGCGGCGATTACACCATCGGCTGGGTGGGCTCGGCGTTTCAGGAACTCAGTTCCGGGTCGGCCGGCTCGATCGCCTTCCTGCTGGGCGTGATCATGGTCTTCCTGATCCTGGCCGCGCAGTACGAGCGCTGGTCGCTGCCGTTCGCGGTGATTACCGCGGTGCCCTTCGCGGTACTCGGCGCACTGATCGCCATCTGGATGCGTGACCTGAACATCGACATCTACTTCCAGGTCGGCCTGCTGGTGCTGATCGCGATGTCGGCCAAGAACGCCATACTGGTGGTCGAGTTCGCCTCGAAGATGCACACGCAGGACGGTCTGTCCATCAAGGAAGCTGCCCTCAAGGCCGCGCGTATCCGCTTCCGTCCGGTCATCATGACCTCGATGGCCTTCATCCTCGGCGTCCTGCCACTGGCCATTGCCACCGGGGCCGGCGAAGCGGCGCGACACTCGCTCGGGACCCCGATCGTCGGCGGGATGATCCTCGCGACTTATGTGGCTATCCTGTTCATTCCGATGTTCTTTGAGCTGCTGCAGACCGGCAGCGAGAAGCTGTTCGGAAACCGCCGCAAAAAGACGGACGCCTAG
- a CDS encoding methylated-DNA--[protein]-cysteine S-methyltransferase, translated as MPSSTPREACLPLGHSRLTAHLEAGSAGIERMWVGPETAPCKPPADEPAWADVIAALTHWPERLSAGADWTRHPAFPEVGTPFQRAVWSALCAIPPGKTVGYGELARRIGRPRAARAIGQAVGANPWAPLVPCHRVLAGDGSLGGYAGGTAVKSALLALEGIAARRD; from the coding sequence ATGCCGAGCTCGACACCGCGGGAGGCGTGCCTTCCCCTGGGCCATTCCCGCCTCACGGCTCATCTCGAAGCCGGCTCGGCCGGTATCGAGCGCATGTGGGTCGGGCCGGAAACCGCCCCCTGCAAACCACCAGCCGACGAGCCGGCGTGGGCCGATGTCATCGCTGCCCTCACCCACTGGCCTGAGCGGTTGTCGGCGGGCGCGGACTGGACGCGCCACCCCGCGTTTCCCGAGGTTGGCACACCCTTTCAACGGGCGGTGTGGAGCGCACTGTGCGCGATTCCGCCGGGCAAGACGGTGGGTTACGGCGAACTGGCACGACGCATCGGTCGGCCGAGGGCGGCCCGAGCCATCGGCCAGGCGGTCGGCGCCAACCCCTGGGCACCATTGGTGCCCTGCCATCGGGTATTGGCCGGAGACGGATCGCTGGGAGGCTATGCGGGCGGCACGGCCGTCAAGTCGGCCCTGCTCGCCCTGGAAGGGATCGCGGCGCGGCGCGACTAG